Part of the Aquimarina sp. MAR_2010_214 genome is shown below.
AATTTAATATCCTTAGCAATACGAATTCCATTTGTATTTACCATTAAATGTCGAATAGGTAATTGTTTGGCATAGTCCAGAATTTCAAAAAATTGAGGATGTATCGTGGGCTCTCCTCCACTTATTTGCACCACATCTGGTTCTTTTTCATTTTTGACTATGGTATCCAGCATCTTCTTTATTTCGTCTAATGATCGATGTCTACCGTAATGCGGAGACGAGGAAGCATAACAGGTAGGACAAGTTAAATTACATCGATCTGTTACCTCGATAATCGACAAACATGAATGCTGTTCATGATCAGGGCATAATCCACAATCATAAGGGCATCCATAATCTGTAGCTGTATTAAATTTATAAGGAAACTCAGAAGGCTTATTATAATTTCTAATATTCTTATAATAGGCTATATCATCTGCTATTAAAACTTTAGATCTACCATGCTCCGGACATCGCTTGAGCATAAATACTTTATCTTCTTCAAAAACAATCTTGGCATCAATCCTTTTTAGACAAGTAGGACATAAACTTAGTGTAAAATCGTAATACGTGTAATTTCTAGTGAGCATGAAAAAAATTTCGAATGGTTTTTTGATAATAAATCATGCATAAGATACATAAATACTGAATACTACTAAGGCCTAGTACAAAAAAAGTATTCGGCTTCAAGAATTCTATACAAAATCTAAATAGGAAATAAGAAATCATAAAGTACTTGAACAGCAAACCGCTTTCCTTTTTAATTTCTGTTTGAAAATATCTTAAAACACCCCATAAAACCAATAGAAAAACAACTTCAAATAATGCTATTGGATATCTATACAGACCATCTCCTAAATCCATTCCTAAAAATGAAGTGGTTTGTTTACCGTAAGTAAATTCCTTAACCCCTGCCAAAAAACAACCTGTTCTTCCTATGATAATCCCTAATATTATAGGAAATGTAAATAAATCACCCGAAGAATGCTTTTCTCTGATTATCTTTTTAGCCAACTCTACTCCGAGCAAACCTCCAAAAAGTCCTCCCATAATAGTTTTTGCACTTAATAACTGAACTACATATTCTGGACTAAAAGAAAAGATCGGATTCTCTAAAAAACCAAAAAAACGAGAACCAAGAAAAGCTCCAAATACCGCACCGATGATTATAGATAACCTATTTGATGATGAAATAGAGTCTTGTGAACGTTTTTTAAGATATATATAATACCGAAACCCAATAAAGAAAGCTGCATATTCTAAAATCAAATGGATATTTACTTTATAGCCAAAGACAATAGGTTCAAAAGGGATATCCATGCAGTATTTAATTCAGTTTTACAACGGGAATATACGTTTTTAATTAACCAGTTATTTATTATTTTCAGAAATATGATTTATTCCATCGCTTCTGCCATTACATGATATCTCGGGTCATCAATATCATGCTCTATAACACTGGCTAATCTAGGAGAGGCTTTAATCATAAGAGCTTGACACTCCTCACTAAGGTGTTTAATTTTTACTTTTTTTCCCGCGTCTTCATACTTTCCGACAAGATTAAAAACAGCCTCTAATGCCGAGTGATCACTAACACGTGACTCTATAAAATCAATCTCTACATTTTCGGGATCATTTGCGACATCAAATTTATTATTGAATGCCTGAATACTTCCAAAGAAAAGTGGGCCCCATATTTCATAAACTTTGGTGCCATTTTCGAGAACATGTTTTCTTGCTCGAATACGTCTTGCATTTTCCCAGGCAAATACCAAGGCAGACATAATAACCCCAGCTATTACAGCTATTGCCAAATCAAAGAACACTGTTAATGAAGACACCGCTATCAATACAATAGCATCTGCCAAAGGAATTTTATTAAGGATTCTAAAACTAGACCACGCAAAGGTTCCTATGACTACCATAAACATCACGCCAACCAGTGCTGCGATAGGAACTTGTTCAATTAACCCCGAAGCAAATAAAATAAATAACAGTAATGTTACTGCAGCAACAATACCAGAAAGTCGGGTTCGTCCACCTCCTTTAATATTAATAATCGATTGACCGATCATCGCGCAACCACCCATTCCGCCAAAAAGTCCAGTAATGATATTAGCACCTCCCTGGGCCATACATTCTCTATTTGAACTACCTCTGGTTTCGGTTAATTCATCAATCAGATTTAAAGTCATTAACGATTCTATCAATCCTATTGCTGCAAGAATTACCGAATACGGTGCTATAAAGCGAAATGTCTCCCAGGTAAATGGTATTTTCCTAAAAATATCAATCTGAAAC
Proteins encoded:
- a CDS encoding prolipoprotein diacylglyceryl transferase, producing the protein MDIPFEPIVFGYKVNIHLILEYAAFFIGFRYYIYLKKRSQDSISSSNRLSIIIGAVFGAFLGSRFFGFLENPIFSFSPEYVVQLLSAKTIMGGLFGGLLGVELAKKIIREKHSSGDLFTFPIILGIIIGRTGCFLAGVKEFTYGKQTTSFLGMDLGDGLYRYPIALFEVVFLLVLWGVLRYFQTEIKKESGLLFKYFMISYFLFRFCIEFLKPNTFFVLGLSSIQYLCILCMIYYQKTIRNFFHAH